The Myxococcales bacterium genome includes a region encoding these proteins:
- the aroQ gene encoding type II 3-dehydroquinate dehydratase — MAGSKAGKTSATGKAGKRGASASPERSRQGPALASLDVPRHRVVVLHGPNLNLLGTREPHIYGHATLDDINAELVALGEEAGVEVVPFQSNHEGVLIDLVQQARQTASAIVINAGGYTHTSVALRDALAASELPVVEVHLSNLAKREDFRHRSLLGAVVVGQIAGFGALGYRLGVQAAIELSKQLSMMSQKGSESR; from the coding sequence ATGGCCGGCTCTAAAGCGGGCAAAACAAGCGCGACGGGCAAAGCGGGCAAGCGAGGGGCGTCAGCCAGCCCGGAACGCTCGCGCCAGGGGCCGGCGCTGGCCTCTCTGGATGTTCCGCGCCACCGGGTGGTCGTGCTCCACGGCCCGAACCTGAACCTTCTCGGGACCCGCGAGCCGCACATCTACGGGCACGCCACCCTCGACGACATCAATGCGGAGCTGGTAGCCCTGGGGGAAGAGGCGGGTGTCGAGGTGGTTCCGTTCCAGTCGAACCACGAGGGGGTCCTCATCGACCTCGTCCAGCAGGCGCGCCAGACCGCGTCGGCCATCGTCATCAATGCCGGTGGCTACACCCATACCTCGGTGGCGCTCCGGGATGCGCTGGCCGCCTCCGAGCTGCCGGTGGTGGAAGTTCATCTTTCGAATCTGGCCAAGCGCGAAGATTTCAGGCATCGTTCGCTGCTCGGCGCGGTCGTGGTGGGGCAAATCGCGGGGTTCGGGGCCCTTGGCTACCGATTGGGCGTGCAGGCCGCCATCGAGCTCTCGAAGCAGCTCTCCATGATGTCTCAGAAAGGATCCGAATCGCGATGA
- a CDS encoding shikimate kinase yields MLIGFMATGKSTVGRLLAARTGRTFVDLDAAVEAAAGTTVAEIFRERGEAGFRELESAALTRALAQPNTVIATGGGAACRDDNLKAMLAAGFVVALSASPEEVLKRVGPVSGRPLLDGAADPAAVALRLLAAREPFYARAHARLDTVGRSPESVAEAVLGALAAHDRDLPEPTRP; encoded by the coding sequence GTGCTGATTGGATTCATGGCGACGGGAAAGAGCACCGTGGGAAGGCTGCTGGCCGCCCGTACGGGACGCACCTTCGTGGACCTCGACGCGGCCGTAGAGGCCGCGGCCGGGACCACCGTCGCCGAGATCTTTCGGGAGCGAGGCGAAGCCGGCTTTCGCGAGCTGGAGTCGGCGGCGCTCACCCGGGCGTTGGCCCAGCCGAACACCGTCATTGCCACGGGGGGGGGCGCGGCGTGCCGAGACGACAACCTGAAAGCCATGCTGGCCGCCGGGTTCGTCGTGGCGCTGTCGGCCAGCCCCGAGGAGGTGCTCAAGCGGGTGGGGCCTGTCTCGGGGCGGCCCCTGCTCGATGGGGCGGCCGACCCTGCTGCCGTGGCCTTGCGCCTGCTGGCGGCCCGCGAGCCCTTCTACGCCCGGGCGCACGCCCGCCTCGACACGGTGGGCCGGTCCCCCGAGTCTGTCGCCGAGGCCGTGCTTGGGGCCCTGGCGGCCCACGACCGAGACCTTCCTGAGCCGACGAGACCGTGA